One window of Chamaesiphon minutus PCC 6605 genomic DNA carries:
- the recF gene encoding DNA replication/repair protein RecF (All proteins in this family for which functions are known are DNA-binding proteins that assist the filamentation of RecA onto DNA for the initiation of recombination or recombinational repair.): MYLNRLHLRHFRNYREQEIIFSAPKTILLGDNAQGKSNLLEAVELLSTLKSHRVSCDRDLVLAGESESKITAQLTRKHGSIDLALLLRDKGRRTATVNRENLKRQLDFLGVLNAVEFSALDLDLVRGNPETRRHWIDSLLFQIEPVYAHILHEYQRILKQRNSLLKQAEHRSLDPAELESWNHQLIITGTKVIRRRMRIIDRLAPIARTWHTKISKNTEILTITYAPNVAAIENTPEAIYQGFLDRLALRSIAEQSLGNTLVGPHRDEIELTINDTPAKAYGSQGQQRTLVLALKLAELELIEQIVGEPPLLLLDDVLAELDLTRQNQLLSVIEDRFQTLITTTHLGAFDAKWLDSSQILQVRSGEIFQA, from the coding sequence GTGTATTTGAATCGTCTCCACCTCCGGCATTTTCGTAATTATCGGGAACAGGAAATCATTTTTTCTGCGCCCAAAACTATCTTATTAGGAGATAATGCTCAAGGGAAATCGAATCTCTTAGAGGCTGTAGAATTATTATCGACACTCAAAAGTCATCGCGTATCTTGCGATCGAGATTTAGTATTAGCAGGGGAATCTGAGAGCAAAATTACCGCCCAATTAACGCGCAAACATGGCTCGATCGATTTGGCTTTATTATTGCGAGATAAAGGTAGGCGCACTGCGACAGTCAATCGCGAAAATCTCAAGCGACAATTAGACTTTTTGGGTGTCTTAAACGCAGTCGAATTTTCGGCATTAGATTTAGATTTAGTTCGGGGCAATCCCGAAACTCGCCGACATTGGATCGATTCCTTACTATTTCAGATCGAACCAGTATACGCCCATATTTTACATGAATATCAGCGGATCTTAAAACAACGAAATAGTTTGCTTAAACAGGCAGAACATCGTAGCCTCGATCCAGCAGAATTAGAATCTTGGAATCATCAATTAATTATTACGGGTACTAAAGTTATCCGCCGCCGGATGCGGATTATCGACAGGTTAGCCCCAATTGCAAGAACCTGGCATACTAAAATTAGTAAAAATACCGAGATTTTGACAATTACTTATGCCCCCAATGTCGCGGCGATCGAAAACACACCCGAAGCAATTTATCAAGGATTTCTCGATCGATTAGCCCTCCGTAGTATTGCCGAACAAAGTTTGGGTAATACTTTAGTCGGCCCGCATCGAGATGAAATAGAATTAACTATTAATGATACCCCTGCCAAAGCTTATGGCTCGCAAGGGCAGCAACGGACGCTAGTTTTAGCCCTCAAATTAGCCGAACTAGAACTAATAGAACAAATTGTCGGCGAACCGCCATTACTACTCCTCGATGATGTTTTGGCAGAACTCGATCTGACTCGTCAAAATCAACTTTTGAGTGTCATCGAAGATCGCTTTCAAACTTTAATTACAACTACCCATCTAGGTGCCTTCGATGCCAAATGGTTGGACTCATCACAGATTTTGCAGGTTCGTTCGGGTGAGATTTTTCAGGCTTGA
- a CDS encoding mechanosensitive ion channel family protein, producing the protein MDNKTELLAKIQIWIADFGVKAISAFMLVLIGIQLARFLQTLVGNSLQKARIDATLGSFASNLVYIAVVAMTVIVAMGQLGVQTASFIAILGSIGVAIGLALQGSLSNFAAGILIIVLRPFKVGDYIECLNIGGTVTRIHPLNTTLITPDNRTIVAPNRKLFDDCLTNHSAQPHRRIDLVFGTGYENDIDRVKQIIWDVVERDRRILTEPKTLVGVLDWGSLGIRFAVRPWVQAADYEDVYFEIQEAVKKRFDEEGILVPCDLPRY; encoded by the coding sequence ATGGACAATAAGACAGAACTTTTAGCTAAAATCCAGATTTGGATTGCCGATTTTGGTGTTAAAGCGATCTCTGCTTTTATGCTCGTGCTCATCGGGATTCAGCTCGCTCGGTTTCTCCAAACGCTGGTTGGTAACTCGCTGCAAAAAGCCAGAATCGATGCCACACTAGGATCGTTTGCCAGCAATTTGGTTTATATTGCGGTAGTAGCGATGACGGTAATTGTGGCGATGGGTCAATTAGGCGTACAGACTGCATCGTTTATTGCAATTTTAGGTTCGATTGGGGTCGCGATCGGGTTAGCATTGCAAGGTTCGTTATCAAACTTCGCTGCTGGGATTTTAATTATCGTCCTCAGACCATTTAAAGTTGGCGACTATATCGAATGTTTGAATATCGGTGGTACTGTTACCCGAATTCATCCACTCAATACAACTCTAATAACACCAGATAATCGCACGATCGTCGCACCCAACCGAAAGTTATTCGATGATTGTCTTACCAATCATTCCGCACAACCCCACCGCCGGATCGATCTGGTATTTGGGACTGGCTATGAAAATGATATCGATCGAGTCAAGCAAATTATCTGGGATGTTGTCGAACGAGATCGGCGAATTTTGACAGAGCCGAAGACATTAGTTGGCGTTTTGGATTGGGGTAGCCTCGGCATTCGCTTCGCGGTTCGTCCTTGGGTACAAGCAGCCGACTATGAGGATGTTTATTTTGAAATCCAAGAAGCAGTAAAAAAAAGATTTGACGAGGAGGGAATTTTAGTACCTTGTGACTTACCCAGATACTAA
- a CDS encoding ATP-dependent metallopeptidase FtsH/Yme1/Tma family protein, with translation MHSEKNLDRANRNLNIRSYLQWVSIWTIAIGTSACVTTFFEKSDSVANTLTYPEFIAKVKQKKIEKISISNDRTQALVQAKDGEKTIVKLSPDDPQLINILTENVVKIYVIPAKDFNK, from the coding sequence ATGCATTCAGAAAAAAACTTGGATAGAGCGAACCGAAACCTAAACATTAGATCTTATCTGCAATGGGTATCGATTTGGACGATCGCGATCGGCACATCTGCTTGTGTGACTACATTTTTTGAAAAATCTGACTCGGTAGCAAATACATTGACATATCCTGAGTTTATCGCCAAGGTAAAACAGAAAAAAATCGAAAAAATCAGCATTAGTAACGATCGAACTCAAGCATTAGTACAGGCAAAGGATGGGGAAAAAACGATCGTCAAACTATCACCTGACGATCCGCAGCTTATTAATATTCTGACAGAAAATGTTGTCAAGATTTACGTTATTCCTGCAAAAGATTTTAATAAGTAG
- a CDS encoding DUF1501 domain-containing protein produces the protein MNRRQFIVRSSLCSASSLISIGTHGWAARSTAATNPNPQRLIVVFLRGAIDGLSVVVPYREPTYYTDRPRIAIPQPGQTNGALDLDGQFGLHPALAPLLPLWQQKSLAFVHACGSKDETRSHFDAQDYLESGTPGIKSTRDGWMNRLLGVMSDKNPIQAVSVGATTPRILIGKRAVANLAAGRSAGSRMQIDKPQVATAFDRLYGNNDALSRTYREGRVARTELLKDLQAEMQMANNGATLPNGFPSDAQRLARLMARDSRIQVAFLAVGGWDTHINQGASQGYLSRNLERLGKGIVALQEGLGAAYQHTTIVVMSEFGRTVRENGNGGTDHGHGNVMWLLGGGIRGGKVYGKWAGLGSAQLYQGRDLAVTTDFRDVLSTVIARRLRVEESKLQQVFPKYTGQMLDFA, from the coding sequence ATGAATCGTCGTCAATTTATCGTTCGCTCTAGTTTATGTTCGGCTTCATCTCTAATTAGTATCGGCACTCATGGTTGGGCGGCAAGAAGTACTGCTGCCACAAATCCCAATCCACAGCGATTGATTGTCGTCTTCCTTAGAGGTGCCATCGATGGATTGAGCGTCGTCGTGCCCTATCGCGAACCCACATATTATACCGATCGACCGCGAATTGCCATTCCCCAACCAGGACAAACTAACGGCGCACTCGATCTCGACGGGCAATTCGGCTTGCACCCTGCTCTTGCCCCTTTGCTCCCACTTTGGCAGCAAAAAAGCCTCGCCTTCGTTCATGCGTGCGGCTCCAAAGACGAGACGCGATCGCATTTTGACGCCCAAGACTATCTCGAAAGCGGCACTCCGGGTATCAAATCTACCCGCGATGGTTGGATGAATCGACTCCTGGGTGTAATGTCTGATAAAAATCCGATCCAAGCAGTCAGCGTCGGCGCGACTACACCCCGCATCCTCATTGGCAAAAGAGCCGTAGCCAATCTTGCCGCAGGGCGCAGTGCGGGTAGTCGAATGCAAATCGATAAACCCCAAGTCGCCACAGCATTCGATCGATTGTATGGTAATAACGACGCCCTCAGCCGCACGTATCGCGAGGGCAGAGTTGCCCGTACCGAACTGCTCAAAGATCTCCAAGCCGAGATGCAGATGGCAAATAATGGTGCGACATTGCCTAACGGTTTCCCTAGCGATGCGCAGAGATTGGCGCGGCTGATGGCACGAGATTCGCGCATTCAGGTAGCGTTTCTGGCAGTTGGCGGTTGGGATACTCACATCAATCAAGGTGCCAGCCAAGGCTATTTATCCCGCAATCTAGAGCGATTAGGCAAGGGTATCGTCGCACTTCAGGAAGGATTGGGAGCAGCATATCAACATACCACGATCGTGGTGATGTCCGAATTTGGGCGCACGGTGAGAGAAAATGGCAACGGTGGGACAGATCACGGGCATGGGAACGTGATGTGGCTGCTCGGTGGCGGCATTCGCGGCGGGAAGGTGTATGGCAAGTGGGCTGGGTTGGGGTCGGCGCAACTTTACCAAGGGCGAGATTTAGCCGTGACGACAGATTTTCGCGATGTATTGAGCACGGTGATAGCTCGGAGATTGAGAGTAGAGGAAAGTAAATTACAGCAGGTGTTTCCTAAATATACGGGGCAGATGTTAGATTTTGCCTAA
- a CDS encoding DUF1800 domain-containing protein: MNTRKYLLIITSCIWVGLANVAQAAPVNPKVIHLLNRLTLGIRPDDIDRVQKLGVDKYIQQQLNPDTIAESPSLVERLAKLDTIDLTPTELFQRYNPNRQVDGQKPVLEVKKIQQQQARQVTNQAIEARLWRSIYSERQLQEVMVDFWYNHFNVYADKGIDRLWVGAYERQAIRPYAFGKFRDLLGATARHPAILFYLDNWRNSAPNTNKKGPNRGLNENYARELMELHTLGVDGGYKQADVVTLAKIFTGWGFKQPGQKIPDGYSFQFNRDRHDFSNKVFLDRQIVGSGIEEGEQALDILSRHPSTARQIGFKLAQYFVNDNPPKSLVDRLAKRFLATDGDIKLVLNTLFQSPEFWNSKYYGTKFKTPYQYAISSIRSTGVELNNVKPLNDFLKQQGMPIYGCPTPNGYKNTQEAWLNPDSMTRRINYATNLANGKLPISASTTTAANTLPTSQIFAIDPLKLAATLGNNFSTRTQQAIATSSPEIRAALILGSPEFMKK; encoded by the coding sequence GTGAATACTCGCAAATACCTACTCATTATTACTAGCTGCATTTGGGTGGGCTTGGCAAATGTTGCGCAAGCTGCACCTGTCAACCCCAAAGTTATTCATCTTTTAAATCGGCTGACACTGGGGATTCGTCCAGACGATATCGATCGTGTTCAAAAGCTGGGAGTCGATAAATATATCCAGCAACAACTCAATCCCGATACGATCGCTGAATCGCCAAGTTTAGTAGAACGATTGGCTAAGTTAGATACGATCGATCTCACACCAACAGAGTTATTTCAGCGGTATAATCCCAATCGCCAAGTAGATGGCCAAAAACCAGTATTAGAAGTCAAAAAGATTCAGCAGCAACAAGCTAGACAAGTCACTAACCAGGCGATCGAAGCTAGGCTTTGGCGATCGATCTACAGCGAACGACAACTTCAAGAAGTGATGGTGGACTTTTGGTACAATCATTTCAATGTTTATGCAGATAAAGGGATAGATAGACTGTGGGTAGGTGCATACGAACGACAAGCCATTCGTCCTTATGCTTTTGGTAAGTTTAGAGACTTATTGGGTGCGACGGCTCGACATCCAGCGATATTATTTTATTTAGATAATTGGCGAAATAGCGCGCCGAATACTAATAAAAAAGGTCCCAATCGCGGCTTAAATGAGAACTATGCACGCGAACTAATGGAACTCCATACATTAGGCGTCGATGGCGGCTACAAACAAGCAGATGTTGTTACATTAGCTAAGATTTTTACAGGTTGGGGATTCAAGCAGCCAGGACAAAAGATTCCCGATGGTTATAGTTTTCAATTTAATCGCGATCGACATGATTTTAGTAATAAAGTATTTCTCGATCGCCAAATCGTCGGCAGCGGTATAGAAGAAGGCGAACAGGCTCTAGATATTCTCTCCCGACATCCCAGTACTGCCCGTCAGATTGGCTTTAAACTGGCTCAATATTTTGTCAATGACAATCCACCCAAAAGTTTAGTCGATCGACTAGCCAAACGCTTTCTAGCTACCGATGGCGATATTAAATTAGTATTGAATACCCTATTCCAGAGTCCTGAGTTTTGGAATAGCAAATACTATGGCACCAAATTTAAAACGCCCTATCAATATGCCATCTCCTCCATTCGATCGACTGGTGTAGAGTTAAATAATGTCAAACCATTAAATGACTTCCTCAAGCAACAAGGAATGCCCATCTATGGTTGTCCGACACCAAATGGTTATAAGAATACTCAAGAAGCCTGGTTGAATCCCGATAGTATGACGCGGCGGATTAATTATGCGACGAATTTGGCTAATGGCAAACTCCCAATTTCGGCATCGACAACTACTGCCGCTAATACTTTACCAACTAGCCAAATATTCGCGATCGATCCGCTGAAATTAGCAGCTACTTTAGGTAATAACTTTTCTACTCGCACTCAACAAGCGATTGCTACCAGCAGTCCAGAAATTCGTGCAGCATTAATCCTCGGTAGTCCTGAATTTATGAAAAAGTAA
- a CDS encoding sigma-70 family RNA polymerase sigma factor yields the protein MMYGSMYRECEVVLRVEERAELVADDLLVKRCVEGDRQSFRLLYRRHQQRVRQILYQLCDLTMLDDLTQEVFLRAWKGLPKFRQSSQFSTWLYRIAWNVASERRQTLAQDRSRLHAIAQSVATQHDDPDIMQLHYRDLVRKGLSCLSEEHRAVLVLHDLEELPQKEVAEILEIPVGTVKSRLFHARSGMRKFLEESGVQI from the coding sequence ATGATGTATGGCTCGATGTATCGGGAATGCGAGGTGGTGCTGAGAGTGGAAGAGCGGGCTGAATTGGTAGCTGACGATTTGTTAGTCAAACGTTGTGTCGAGGGAGATCGTCAGAGCTTTCGGCTGTTGTATCGTCGCCATCAACAACGCGTGCGCCAAATTCTCTATCAGCTTTGCGATCTCACCATGTTGGATGACTTGACACAAGAAGTATTTTTACGTGCGTGGAAAGGATTGCCAAAATTTCGCCAAAGTTCGCAATTTTCGACTTGGTTGTATCGAATTGCCTGGAATGTGGCTTCCGAGCGTCGTCAAACTTTAGCACAAGATCGATCGCGACTGCACGCGATCGCGCAAAGTGTCGCTACTCAACATGACGATCCCGATATTATGCAGCTCCACTATCGAGATTTGGTACGCAAAGGATTGAGTTGTTTGAGTGAGGAACATCGAGCGGTTTTGGTATTACACGATCTCGAAGAACTCCCCCAAAAAGAAGTAGCTGAAATTCTCGAAATTCCCGTCGGTACTGTCAAATCGCGATTGTTTCACGCCCGCAGTGGAATGCGAAAATTTCTCGAAGAATCGGGAGTTCAGATTTAA
- the cynS gene encoding cyanase produces the protein MELPEIVSHLFAAKKAKGLSFADLEKILNRDEVWIAAAFYRQAAMSEEEAKLLVEALGIAPIYIDTLTDYPTKGLGPVVPTDPFVYRFYEIMQVYGFPLKSVIQEKFGDGIMSAIDFTMDVEKEVDPKGDRVKLTMSGKFLPYKKW, from the coding sequence ATGGAACTGCCAGAGATCGTCAGCCACTTATTTGCCGCCAAGAAAGCCAAAGGGTTGAGTTTTGCCGACTTGGAAAAGATCTTAAACCGCGATGAGGTCTGGATTGCGGCGGCATTTTATCGACAAGCCGCGATGTCTGAAGAGGAAGCTAAATTATTGGTTGAAGCTCTAGGGATAGCTCCAATTTATATCGATACGCTGACTGATTATCCTACCAAAGGTTTAGGCCCTGTAGTGCCTACAGATCCGTTTGTCTACCGTTTTTATGAGATTATGCAGGTATACGGATTCCCGCTCAAAAGCGTGATCCAGGAGAAGTTTGGCGATGGGATTATGAGCGCGATCGATTTTACGATGGATGTGGAAAAAGAAGTCGATCCTAAAGGCGATCGAGTTAAGCTCACTATGTCTGGTAAATTTCTACCTTATAAAAAGTGGTAG
- the gcvT gene encoding glycine cleavage system aminomethyltransferase GcvT: protein MTAPESPTPQRTPLYDRAIALNARMTAFSGWEMPVQFSGITPEHEAIRDRVGMFDISHMGKFSLQGENAIEQLQTLVPSDLSRLKPGQAQYTVLLNAQAGIIDDIIVYQEGAGTVTLIVNAGTKDKDKDWLLSHLDLTTVTFEDLSAKQALIAVQGPETVRHLQPFVDIDLSQLTNFGHSRALIFKNPAFIARTGYTGEDGFEIMVDPEIGVQLWDELLAAGVVPCGLGARDTLRLEAAMCLYGQEIDDTTTPLEAGLGWLVHLDTKGNFIGRDVLERQKSKGVSRKLVGLNMQGRFIARHDYPIAIDGERVGIVTSGTMSPTLGQAIALAYVPTEFAKLGQVIEVEIRGKLHPATVVKKPFYRSANRV from the coding sequence GTGACTGCACCAGAATCGCCCACTCCACAACGGACTCCATTGTACGATCGCGCGATCGCCCTGAACGCGAGAATGACAGCTTTTTCTGGCTGGGAAATGCCCGTCCAGTTTAGCGGGATTACCCCCGAACACGAGGCAATTCGCGATCGAGTGGGGATGTTTGATATTTCGCACATGGGTAAGTTTAGCTTGCAGGGTGAAAATGCGATCGAACAACTGCAAACTTTGGTACCTTCGGATCTGAGCCGTCTGAAGCCAGGGCAAGCGCAGTATACGGTGCTGTTAAATGCTCAAGCCGGAATAATCGACGATATTATCGTCTATCAAGAGGGCGCAGGAACTGTCACGCTAATCGTCAATGCGGGGACGAAAGATAAGGACAAAGACTGGTTGCTGAGTCATTTAGACCTCACTACGGTGACGTTTGAGGATTTGTCTGCCAAACAAGCTCTGATCGCTGTCCAAGGGCCAGAAACCGTCCGTCATCTCCAGCCGTTCGTCGATATCGATCTCTCGCAGTTGACGAATTTCGGTCATTCCAGAGCTTTAATTTTTAAAAACCCCGCATTTATCGCTCGCACTGGCTACACTGGCGAGGATGGTTTTGAAATTATGGTCGATCCCGAAATTGGCGTCCAACTTTGGGACGAGTTGTTAGCGGCAGGGGTCGTTCCGTGTGGCTTGGGGGCACGAGATACCCTGCGATTGGAAGCGGCGATGTGTTTGTACGGTCAAGAGATCGATGACACGACCACACCTTTAGAAGCAGGACTGGGATGGTTGGTACATCTGGATACCAAAGGTAATTTTATCGGGCGCGATGTTTTGGAACGGCAAAAGAGCAAAGGAGTCAGTCGCAAATTAGTCGGGCTAAATATGCAAGGACGGTTTATCGCTCGGCACGATTATCCGATCGCGATCGATGGCGAACGAGTAGGTATCGTCACTAGCGGCACCATGTCACCCACCCTCGGACAAGCCATCGCGCTAGCCTATGTACCGACTGAATTTGCCAAGTTAGGGCAAGTTATAGAAGTCGAAATACGCGGCAAACTGCACCCAGCGACGGTGGTCAAAAAACCATTTTATCGATCGGCCAATCGCGTATAA